Below is a window of Wenzhouxiangella sp. XN201 DNA.
GAGAATCGCCCGGCCGACCGCACCGGTGGCACCGCTTAAAAGAATTTGCAGGCTCATGCAGCAAGATTACCGCATCCGAGTCGGCGCAGAAAGCTATGGCCCGTCAAAGCTGGAAATTTAGGGGCTCTTGGTTTCCTCTACGCCCGATCAAGCCTGTGCTTTCCCGAGACGTGCTAGATCCCGGGTCATCGCCTGAGCGATGACCGGGATGACAAAGTCGAGCGCTTCAACCAGATAACAAGCCAACCAGCCAACAAGCGAACATTTAAGTTCAGAAGCCCATTCGGTCGAAGAAACTCTTGACCCGGTCGGTCCAGCCGCTCGACTGGGGGCTCTGTTCCGGCTGGTCGTCGAGTGACTCCTGCAGTTGCTTGAGCAATTCTTTCTGGTCGCGCGAGAGATTGACCGGGGTCTCGACCTCGACCCGGCACAGCAGATCGCCGGACGAGCGCGAGCGAACCGACTGCACCCCCTTGCCGCGTAAACGGAAGACCTTGCCGGACTGCGTTTCGGGCGGAATCTTGAGAATGACCGAACCGTCGAGCGTGGGCACCTTGAGCTGGCCACCCAGCGCCGCGGTGGTGATGCTGATCGGCACCTCGAAGAACAGATCGTCGCCGTCGCGCTGGAACAGGGGGTGGGGACGGACCTGGACATCCACATAAAGATCACCGGCCATGCCGCCCTGCGCGCCGGCTGCGCCCTCGCCGCTCAGGCGAATGCGGTCGCCGGTATCGACGCCGGCCGGGATCTTGATCTGCAGGGTGCGGGTCTCGCGCACCTGGCCGGAACCATTGCAGTCATCGCAGGGATCCTTGATGGTGCGACCGCTGCCGCGACAGGCGGGGCAGGTCTGCTGGACTGAAAAGAAGCCCTGCTGCATACGGACCTGGCCCTGGCCGCCGCAGGTGGAACAGACGTCCAGGCGACCACTGCGCGAACCGGAGCCATCGCAGGTCTGGCACTCGCCCAGGGTCGGCAGGCTGACTTCCTTTTCGATCCCGGCGACGGCCTCTTCCAGGTCGAGCTCCAGGGTGTAGCGCAGGTCCTGGCCACGCCGTGATTGGCTCTGGCGGCGTCGGCCACCGCCGAAGATATCACCGAAAATGTCACCAAAGATGTCGTTGATATCACCGAAGCCGCCCTGCGCTCCGGCGCCGCCGCCCATGCCATTGACACCCGCATGGCCGAAGCGGTCGTAGGCGGCACGCTTTTGCTCGT
It encodes the following:
- the dnaJ gene encoding molecular chaperone DnaJ gives rise to the protein MPADYYELLGVSPDASTDEIRKAYRRKARKYHPDRNPDDPDAENKFKEVREAHDVLKDEQKRAAYDRFGHAGVNGMGGGAGAQGGFGDINDIFGDIFGDIFGGGRRRQSQSRRGQDLRYTLELDLEEAVAGIEKEVSLPTLGECQTCDGSGSRSGRLDVCSTCGGQGQVRMQQGFFSVQQTCPACRGSGRTIKDPCDDCNGSGQVRETRTLQIKIPAGVDTGDRIRLSGEGAAGAQGGMAGDLYVDVQVRPHPLFQRDGDDLFFEVPISITTAALGGQLKVPTLDGSVILKIPPETQSGKVFRLRGKGVQSVRSRSSGDLLCRVEVETPVNLSRDQKELLKQLQESLDDQPEQSPQSSGWTDRVKSFFDRMGF